In the genome of Telluria mixta, the window AAGAGTGCACGGCGTGGCTGCTGGCGCGGCGGCCGTGCTCGTCGGCGTCGAGTGCCTGCTTCATCGCAGCCTTTTCATCGCTGGTCAGCCAGCGCGCATGCTGCAGGCCGTCGGACAGGAAGAACAGCACGGCCACGCCGAGGATCACGGTCGGCAGGCCCTGCAGCAGGAACAGCCACTGCCAGCCGGCCAGGCCGCCCTGGCCAGTCGCGAAATGGCTCAGCATCCAGCCCGACAGCGGGCCGCCGACCAGGCCCGAGACGGGAATCGCCGACATGAACAGGGCCATCACCTGGCCGCGCTTCTGCGACGGGAACCAGTTGGTGAAGTAAAACACCATGCCGGGGAAGAACCCGGCCTCGGCCACGCCGGTGAGGAAGCGCAGCGTGTAGAACGAGACGGGGCTGCTGACGAACATCATCGCCGCGGACAGGCCGCCCCACAGGATCATCATGGCGGCGATCCAGCGGCGCGCGCCGAGCTTGTGCAGGATGAGGTTGCTCGGTATGCCGCTGGTGACGTAGCCGATGAAGAAGATGCCGGCGCCGAGCCCGTACACGGTCTCGCTGAGTTTCAGGGCGTCGAGCATTTCCAGCTTGGCGAAGCCGACGTTGACCCGGTCCAGGTAGTTGAACAGGTAGCAGATGAAGATGAAGGGGATCAGGCGCCAGGTCGCCTTGCGGTATCCGCGTTCGAGGATGGCCGGATCGGCGAAGCCCGCCGGATGGGCCGCGCCCGTGCTCATGCTGTTGCTCATATTTGTCTCCGTGATGACCGCCATAAGTCGGGCGGCAGACAGCATTATGACGAAAGCGGCACCGCAAATCCTCGGCGGGCGGCACGAGACACGCCGGCTTTTTACGCTTGCTGATTGGGCATCTGCACAAAAGTGTTCATGTAAGCATAACATTCGCATGCCGGTCTTTGGCGCTTGGCACAGTTGCGACGATCGGCTAGCATGCGTGCATGCTCGAACTCAGCGCCCGTCTCGCCCAGGACATCGTCAGCCGCACGATGCGGATCATCCCGTTCAACGTCAACGTGATGGATGCGCGCGGCGTGATCCTGGCCAGCAGCGACGCCGCCCGGGTCGGGGAGCTGCACGACGGCGCCCTGCTCGCGCTGGCGCGGCGTGCGACGGTCGAGGTGGACGCGGCCTCGGCACCGCGCATGCACGGCGCACGGCCCGGCATCAACCTGCCGCTGGTCGTGGGTGGCCAGATGTGTGGCGCGGTGGGCCTGAGCGGCGAGCCCGACGCCGTCCGCCAGTTCGGCGAACTGGTGCGCCTGACGGCCGAGATGATCCTCGAGCAGGCCAGCCTGGCCGGGGAGTTGCAGCGCGACAGCCGCTATCGCGAAGCCTTCGTGCTGAACCTGATCCGCGGCGATGCCGACGGGCGGCCCGAGCTGGAAGCCTGGGCGCGGCGCCTCGGCCTGGACTTCGGGCGGGTGCAGGCGGTCTTCCTCCTCGAGCTGCGCGCCGATCCCGCCGACGCCGAACAGACGATCAGCGAGCTCCAGCGCCTGCAACTGGCCCTGCTGGCGCGCCAGCCGGCCCTGCTGTCGGCCAGCACCGGTTCGTACGACATGGTGATCCTGGATGCGTTCGAAGCCGACGCCGCCACCGTCGAAGCGGCGGCGCGGCGGCGCCAGGCTGCGCTGGCCGCGCTGGTGCAGGACCTGTGCGTACTGCCCTTCACCCTGACGATGGGGCTGGCCGCGCGCGGCGTCGACGCGGCGGCGGTGTCCTGGCAGAGCGCACGCACGGCCGCACGCATCGGTCGCCGGCGCGATCCGGCCCGTACGGTGTGGAGCCATTACGAGCTGGCGCTGCCCGTACTCCTGTCGGGCCTGGACACCGGCTGGCAGGC includes:
- a CDS encoding MFS transporter; protein product: MSNSMSTGAAHPAGFADPAILERGYRKATWRLIPFIFICYLFNYLDRVNVGFAKLEMLDALKLSETVYGLGAGIFFIGYVTSGIPSNLILHKLGARRWIAAMMILWGGLSAAMMFVSSPVSFYTLRFLTGVAEAGFFPGMVFYFTNWFPSQKRGQVMALFMSAIPVSGLVGGPLSGWMLSHFATGQGGLAGWQWLFLLQGLPTVILGVAVLFFLSDGLQHARWLTSDEKAAMKQALDADEHGRRASSHAVHSFSSVLRNGHVWMLGLIYFSIQMGVYAINFWLPSIIKALGFDNPATVGWLSALPYLFAGIFMVIVGRSADARRERRWHLAVPMAMALAGLLLAANFSHNVVLVMIGLTLATMGALTGLPMFWPLPAAFLGSAAAAGGLALINSLGQVAGFVSPFLVGWIKDTTGSTDVALYILSTVLLVGAVLVIRVPARLVNR
- a CDS encoding sugar diacid recognition domain-containing protein — protein: MLELSARLAQDIVSRTMRIIPFNVNVMDARGVILASSDAARVGELHDGALLALARRATVEVDAASAPRMHGARPGINLPLVVGGQMCGAVGLSGEPDAVRQFGELVRLTAEMILEQASLAGELQRDSRYREAFVLNLIRGDADGRPELEAWARRLGLDFGRVQAVFLLELRADPADAEQTISELQRLQLALLARQPALLSASTGSYDMVILDAFEADAATVEAAARRRQAALAALVQDLCVLPFTLTMGLAARGVDAAAVSWQSARTAARIGRRRDPARTVWSHYELALPVLLSGLDTGWQAAQLRLPVARLARDRSGATLRRTLDAWFAHNESAAATAAALHIHRNTLDYRLRRVEELTGLLLARAEDRLLLYVSSLLSQV